In Labrus mixtus chromosome 9, fLabMix1.1, whole genome shotgun sequence, the DNA window GTCTTACAGCGTGTGTAAAGAGAGAGCAGCACTAGCATAACCGTGGTGACCTACACCTGGCAACCTATAGACAGAAAGTCAATCATGAGGGAAGGAGGAAAGGTGTGCTCATAGTACAGCATGACAACATGCAGAGACAGATGTGAAGATGAACAACTCAATGATGCTTTGACGTTTTGTTCATcaggaagggggggtggggtgggtggggggggggtggggggggtggccGATGGATGCAGGGAGGTGCTGTGGAGCAGAAGTGGAGGAAAGGAGACATGAAGGAGAGTCCTCAGCGGTGTAACATACAAACCTTTCCTTATTTTCTTTGGTGGGATTGCTGTTTCAGCTTTGACTAAGAAAAACCACATGAGCAAGGTTATAACGATATATTAAATCAATCTTATCAGCCAgccaacacaaatacacacacacgcacacacacacgcacactcacacacacacactcacacaaatacacacacacacacacacacacacacactcacacacacacactcactcacacactcactcagatcAGCGGCAGTGACCCAAAGCAAGTCACAACTAATGTTTAATTTGAACAGAACATATCAATGATTAAAAGCTTAACGTGAAGCTAAGCAGGTCAACTGTGGTCAGTATCCCAACAGTCACCTCCCAGAGCTGCCCGGGTTAATCTCATTTAAACAGTGTTCTGCCAGACACAACCAGGGACAGTTTTCCTGAGGGGCTGGAAACTTCCTGGCATGACGTACAAGAGAGAGTCGAGgctaaagaggagagaaaacacaaggcTGTGGCTGTAATGGAAGTCAGGAGACTCCTTGTAATTTTAAAACATCAGCTGCTTTCTAGTCACTGcgatgcatgtgtgtgtttgtgcactctgtgtgtatctATCATGCCATCATGCTAACAGGGATGCATGACTCAtaataacaagaaacaacaagtTAATTTTCTGGGAAATCAACCCTGCTGTGGTTTCCCTTtcaacacatttgaaaaagaggaaagcgAAGTTTAATCAATTGATACCATGTTAAAACACAATTAGCATAGCAGTGCCAACAATTTAAGGACACCGTGCAGCAATTACTGACCTCAATGAAAACATCCATTTGCAATTCTAATTCTAAAGATCCTAAAAGTCTAAAGAAACCGTTGAGATTTCGGCTGCCGTCAGGTGCTTTGTACTGTAGTGTTCCTTTCTCACTCTAATTGTTTGTGCCTGACTCACAAAGAAAATACGAACATACAGATTAAAAGCTTTACTGaaaactgaagacacacacgTTAAAGTCCTTTTAGTGGATACCTTAtgataaaatcattttaagatttttttttttttttgtcatttttttcactCAAGTGATGCTGGGTGGGCATTGACTGTGAACTTACCTGTGGCTGAGGAAATAGTAGTGGCAGTGGTAGTGGCAGTGGCagtggtagtggtagtagtagtagtagtagtaatggTTGTAGTTGTAGTGACTGGTGGTGGGGTTGTGttaacagctaaaaaaaaaaaaggtagaggcACACACAAACCGGAAGACGTTTCCTGTTAACACACTGCTCGGAGGAGGAGAGCACATTGAACAGCCGCAAGCAGCGTCCCCGTccagaaatgacaaaaacaacactgattGACGTGTCCAGAATAACAGGCTACATGTTACCGCACATAACAGAGCTGGAGGCCTTcagacagagtaaaaataaacaacaaagtcATTCAGACTACAAAGGGAGAGACAAAGGGGAAGCTGGGGACAACATATAGAGACATACACGCACAAGAACAAAGGGCAGACACAGGAAACCCAAGCAGCAGGAGGGACTCACGGGTTTTAATGTTGAAGGTCAAGGCGTCTGTGCCGTGGTCGTTGGAGGCGTTGCAAGAAGCGGTGATGTCAGAGGTGACCTGGATACTGACCCTGCTCTGAAGTCCATCCTCAGTCATCATCTCTGAAGCCATCTCAAGGTCCTGCAACAAAACATGTGTTACGAAATGACCAATCacaacattattttgttttgatctgaaacGTAATACGTTACATAGGACCTTGCCTCTCTCTTTACACAtttgaatgaaatgtttttggtttcagGATCAATGACACAATGAAATCTACCAacaacacatctaaaaaaaaaaaaaaaactgcgttCCCTCCGTTGTACCTGTCCATCCGAGGTGCTCCAGATAATTTTGGGAGCCGGGAAACCTCGGACCCTGCAGCTCAGGTCTACTGTTGTGTCATAACTCTCAATCTCTGTGTTGTCAGGCTTCAAGATCTCTGGTGGTCCTGCAGAGAGATGAACAATTAATACAAACCTTGAACCGTCATGCTGCTCACTGCTACCACACatctttaatttgaaataaagaatTAAACTGAAACGAGagaaaaaagtttggaaaataaacacaagaaagtATAGGTAAAATAAACAACGATGGGTTGATTACTGGCAGAAAGTGATCAAAAAATGATTACATTATTGATTCTACAATAACTGCGATCAGGCTGACCTTTGACGTTTACGAGAATCGACCCTCTGGTTTCCATCTCTTCAATTTCAGGAACAGTCACCACACACACGTACATCCCTGCTTTGTCAAACGTAGCGTCTTTCACAGTCAAAGTGTGACCCTTAAAAACGACCTCTCCGTCCTACACACCAggacaaaaaaatgcacaattaacaaaacacacgctgacacacacgcTAGGATATGAATAATTCATAGGTTTGCAGTGTATTTGTTCGTAGTGGATCAGACAGATGCTTAAAAGGACTTCTCAAATTTAGTTGAGCAAAGCAATACTTGACAAAACGTAAAGAATACCCTTTATGAATGTTTACTTCAGCTGATGTGCAGATTATATTTGTAATAAGAACGATAATGTTAGAAATATTACTCGTTCTTTTTAGTTGGCAAGCTGCTATTTTACTAACCCTAACTGGCGCTGGTAATGGCgacaagcagcagcagtgcGTTTGAGTGTGTGatctgtttggtttttaacCCTGTTCTAGGTGTTTTTATGAGAatgttttgttcctgttttattgAGTCTGTTTTAaccttctcttttatttgttggtTTGGGTCTGTCAATCTGAAAAATAGGAAGAGGTTGGAGCAAATTGGAGAATGTGCAGTAAAATTGCTGGCTCTAGTTTTGATGATCTCTCCCTCTTATACAGAGTCAGAGCAACAAAAAGACCACAGGCTATCTTTGGGGACTGCACCCACCCCCTTAACACCGAGTACAAGCTGCTGCCATCTGCGCCCAGATGCAGGACTAACAGACTTAAAAACTCATTTGTCCCTGGTACCATTGTTCTCCTCAACAATAtaatgtaacccccccccccctttggtgtgtgtaatttattgttgtgtgtatttcagactcactgctggctgtaaagcaaattgcccctcggggaTAATAAAGTTTGCCTTGACCATAACTATTTCCTTTCTGATAGGTTGTCTTTTGTATTGATTCGGCACAAAAGGTAAACTTTCCATGTTAGCTGCATGGCCGCTGTGGATAAACAACAAAGAGCTGGTCGTCTCTCAATTGGAAGGTGAGTggttttgatccccagctcttgAAGTCACATGTTGAAACCCCTTTGGATACGACACTGAATCCAAAATAACTCCCGCTGtatcatgtgaatgtgtatgaatggaattagttaaTACTGTCTGACTGACACTTTACAGTACATAGCACCCTCTGCCATCAGACGGTGAATTTGACATtcggtgtaaaaagcgctttgtgTAGTAAAAAAGGCTAGAAAACCATTCAATAGCCAGCTCCTCCTAAACAAAAAGTAACGGCATATAGAGATGGCATAGCTTTCCGAGTCTCCTGTCTTGCCTAGTTTAAtgattttacaaaacaaaactcccTTCAAGGCAGATGCTAATACCGAATTGGTCCCTCATGTATGTGCAACATTAGCTTTGGCACATGCATGCTATATTCCCACAAAGCACTCTTtttcaactgaatgtaaaaatacatcaCAAAGTCCAAAATCATTGCAGGAAGCAAGaaatgacaaattaaaatgtgaagtACTTTATCTCTAACTTATCGGTTTCCTGAACCATCTTAAAAGACAAACGTAATGTAGTCTTGTCCTTGTTTAATGTTTCACCCTacacctttctgcacacagtacaGCAGAGTGATGAGTTGTGTCCTGTCCCCATATCAGCTGGTAAGAGATCTAAAGTCATCTGACAAAAACCTTCTGTCCATGCCTAGAGCCAGGACAAAGTGTTATGGGGATAGGGCTTTTTCTATTGTCCAAAACTGTGGAACTCTCTACCTCCGGAcatctgtctctcacccacaattgttttttttatgtctcaccttaaaacatatttctacTAAATTGCCTTCAATCAGGGATCTATAGCTCTGTGAGTTCTATTACCCTTGGACATAATTGTTACctgttctttcattttgattattgttgttcttgtctgttacttttcttatgctttgtttttcctctgtctgtgttgttcagcactttggatcaactgTGTTGAGCTATAAATCAAGATGAGATGAGTTTTCTAAATGCAGgttaattcattattttgtaattttgagaCAATGTATGTGTATACGTGACCTTTAACCAGACTGCTTGAGtcttcagagaggagagggcgtTGCAGGTAGCTGTAAACTCCTCACCGTGAGCGACAACAATAGTGTCTTGAGGGGTCACCACAGCAGCATGGAGAACTACACACACAGCACGGAGAGAAACCAGAgatttaaatgacagaaaatgacaagaaaagGTAGTTCATCAAAATAATTACAAATCCTTTCAGTTCATTTTCCTTACAGTGGACAAAGACTGAGATGTTTCCATACATGGGCTCGAAGGTGTCTGAGTCAATGGAAGTACATTGATAAACTCCGCTATCGCGACTGGTGACATTATTCAGCACCAACACATCACTCTCATGGGACTGGCCAtcctacaaaacaaacaagttatGTGACCATACATCTTACATCTCAATGAACATGCATCTTATAAAATTTGCCATGAGTGATTTGTGTGttccagtactttctttggattctgcctGTGTGCAGGAGCCCACTGAATTATTTCTACAGGAACATACAACTTTTAACCTGACATAGGTAAGAAGTCTCTAAAACactcatgaaaaaataaaaatgtggacATTTACAATATCGTTTTCTTCCAGACGCTTGATTGAAATAATGGAGGATGGAGGATTCCCGTTGTCTTTACAATGAAGCTCAATCGAGTCTCCTTCTTTGATATCTCCTTTTGGTGACTCCACCCAAACATTGACAGCTGTGGGGGGGTCTGAAACAAAGAGAACAGTTTAAACATTAGACTGCAAACAGGAGCTTTCACTTGCACCAGGTGACTACAATCATCTCTGCAGCAAACCCTGCTCAATGTCCAGAGGTCACTTGAAAAGAGGCAGAATAAGAGGGTAGCAGTTTggtttaaataactttttttaatactaTGACAGATAAAAAtgcttatttttcagtctcttaaaattctaaatgttttaaattctcTAAAAAAATTCCTTAAATTGTTATTGTTCTTTAATCGACTTAAAACAATGtgatttagcttcttttttatttttcacttttctatGTTGACATGAATTCTGCACTTTCCTGTGAAGAAAAGTTTAAACAGTACAACAAATGATTGTCTAAAACTTTAACAAAGTTGAACAATTACGTGTTTTGAACTTCGTAAACTTTGTGCCAGCAGTTTTTCTTGTTGCCACAGGCCCTTTCCTGGTTTATCATGACCCCATGTGCACAAAGCCTGGTCAGTCAAGATTAAGCTTTTTGAGTTTTCTGAATCTAAACATGGCTCTGACCTGGTCCCTATCGAAAACTTAGAGGCTGGACAGAAAATCTGAGTGAAGGTCTGTCTTGTGACCTAAAATCAGTGCTGCAGCCAGGTGCAGTTTTCCCAgagtcaaaaaacaacaacatggtcTTGGTTTCAGCCACTCACAGAATACAGTGATGTTTATCCGGTGAGTCTCAGTCATCCTGGTTCCTCCAGGAACAAAGTAGGATACCTCGCAGTAGAACTCATCATTTTTGTCCTCCTTCACCACCTTCAAGTTCAGCTCACTCGTCACCGAGAACAGACCACTGGATTCAGAGGTGACACTGGGCACTACTTCCACCTCTGAACGTACGGGACAAGAGAatagaagaggagagaaaagaggaaaatccAAAAAAGTTATTAACCCACATGAAGTACAAGCTAAAGTAAAGTAGGAGTTCATCACATTAGTAGTTGTTGCTCTGTCTCACCATCGGGGACACTCTGTAGTGGTGTGTTGTTTCTGTACCAAGTGATGTTGGGCTTGGGGAATCCATTTTTAACCTCACAGGTCCCAATCTGTAGCAAAGGAGCGTGTATGAGAGgaaatgaaatacaaagtaTTAAACTGTAGCCTGAAAGTCATTTCATCTTTGTTATAATCTTGTGTACACGATGTAAAGCTTGTCAACCTTTGATGGGCTAACTTCGCTGACTGAGATCCCCGTCTGCACACCCTCGATGGTGGGAAGGTCTGGTGTTCCTGCAAAGGAATCGAGAactcaaacaaactttttttttgttctggcaGCTGATAAGATTtgtttcaaactgttttaaactgttttagCATATTGCAAAAACCGAGGTATTAAAAACCAGCGTCCAAATGTCACTGACATGTGATGGGTGAATGCAATTGCAAGGGGTGTTACAAGTGTAAACAAGGACAGCACCAGACATGTTTGGTGAAATAAGTTGAGTCGTTATCCTGTTGATTTGAAGGCAAGAATTACAAAACGGCATTGCACCAAATTCACAAATCACGCATAAGAAAGGCATCACAAATAGAGGATTCTTCTTTTAATTCAGCACTGCTTTCAACAGTTGGTTTGTGTAAAGTACTGGTTAACCCTCGTCAtccaaaaaacccacacacgtACCAAACACTTTCAGCTTTGTGCGTCCTTCTGAAGCACCGTCTGTTAAGCCTTTGATCAGACAGATAAATTCCGTTTCATCCGCAAGCTGCACATCCCGTATAGTCAGCACCACCCGTCCTGGGGCTCCAGTTCCGTTCACACTGATCCGCTCTGTAAACTGTGTGGCCCGGTCTACTATCTGCGACATGGAGTCCTGATAGTAGATTTTCTGCTTCTCACCTGTTCCTGTCACCTAAAGATCAGAattcaaaaaacattaaaagatcACATAGATGGACACATCGTACCTCTATGTTTATAAGTGCATTTGGAACTCACATAAAACCATTGAATTATCGTGCCGCCGATGCCTTCAGACGACGTAAACATGCAGGTGATCTGAGCTGTGTCTCCCTTGTAAACCTCTACTCTGTCCTCCATGTTCATCTCCATGTTCGCCCATgctgaaaaagagacagaaggtACTCAGTATGAAAGTTCAACATGTTTTAGTACTTTGAATCTGTTTTCATAGCACAGAAGCAGAGAAAATACCGCTAGAGCCTTCGATCTTTAAGGTTAGCAGGCAGCTGAAACTGTCAAGTTTCcatccaattttttttaattaacaaaattaTATTAATAAGAGAATACCAAGAACAGCTCAAATGAAtaaaagtagtagtagtagtagtaaaagtaacagaaacatgGCATTGATGTGTGACTCAAGATGATTTTAGTTAAGTGATGGAATGAACTAATAGTTTAGATAAAGATTCCTTAACCTTCTATGTCATTCCTACAAGGCAGCTCATTTAAATGTCgataatacacatttttttaattttattttagaagTGAAGTAGGCCAACTGGCCAGCAAATGAATTGTTCTGCGAAACAATATATGCATCACAAATGTGAACTCTAATGTTTATGATTATCATTCTGACATCCGATGCAGAGCAAACAGGCCACTTCTACTTCCACACCCTGCTGACACAAACTGAGAAGAGGCATGTAggcaaaaaaagagagcgaaGAAAGCCATGGTGGGTCaaagggaagagagagatgCTATGGCAGGAATGAAAAGCCCACCCATGTCCACATTAATGTGCTGCATTCCTCCATGTCACCCTCTCACAGGAAGAAAGGCTCAATTTACACGCAGCATAGAAGCTCCACTGTTCTTCATGCTTATCTGTGTCTGAGGAACGACTGGTTTTCCCCTTCCAGGGTCTTACTATGTAGCATCCCTAGTTTAAAGGAAGGTTCCACTGATCACACTTACACTGCAGAGTTTACCAAATGCATGACATCGATGGCTGTAGCCGGAGGTAACAAGTGTTCCTGGTTTGAGCCCTGTTGAGCGACTGTTCAATATGTTTGTGAATGTAGTTTTTCCTTTAGTGCAGAAAGACGTGAAGGCAGGAAGtaactgtgttcatgttgagtgctgctcagaaaaatgtaaatgaggttCAACAGTATCCTCaattgacctttttttaatgCCATTCATTATAACCCTAAGCAGCACAACAGACAAGAAAAAACACCCTGGAAACCAATAAGTCTCACATTAGAGATAATGtccccagaaaaaaaacaatggtttTATCAAATGATGTTATAATTTCATGATGATATTAAAAACGTtttgttggggaaaaaaaaatacatcttagaACGCCAGAGTTTTATCTGGCCATGTGAACAGGCTGATGTCTATCTGAAGAGACACTGTCCAGCTTCTTTTTGCTGTGTTTTGGACATTCTGGGTGTTAATGTTTGGACAGTTAATGAAAACCCTCAGTCTATAAAAGCCCACTTGACTTACACACTAAATTGATGGATCATCTATCCAACAGGAAACTAAAGACACTGTTCAACCGTCTGAAGGAGGGTCtgactttaaatgttgtttaaaaaaaccacAACCAACAAATCCTGGTCATTCTCCCTTTGAATACTTTCCAGCCTGGGCAGCATGACGTTTGAGAACAACGACTTTGAGAACAAACAAATTCCTGtttccaaaaatatttatttacatttaaacaaatgtggGAGAATTAAAAGACACGTTTTTAGATTATAAATGTGGGCTCTTTTATATTGCAATTGCTATTGAAGAAACGCCAAAGCCAGGAAAATGATCACATGCATCTTCTACTTATATAACTAGAACACCAGGGCTGCCTgctgaacagatttttttacagcagaacatCCGGAAATCTCTTCCGGCAACCCGTTTTAACATCatctgattgtgttttttaacaaatattAACCTCAAGCTAACGAAAACTGCCTACAAATTAAACGTCTGACTGTACCTTCAGTTGCTTCAAGAATAAATATGCTTCCATCTTCTTTCCTGCCCTCCTCACGCTCCCCCCTTGCATCCTCACTTTCCTCTCCCACCTGCCTCCCCCTCTgctttgtgttgctgtttaCCAACGCGTAATGGACCTGCAGGATGCTTTCCTGTTAAAGAAATTCAATTAGTCTGTCCAACATAGACATTTCCTGGCCATTAGTGATGGGAGGACAACGCTGACTCACTCATAGCATCCCATCCCCCACCTGAACACTCACCTACAGTCAGAAAAGAGATTCAGAAAAGGGCAGAAAATATAGTCTCTACACTAAATGTTTCACAAAACTTTTTTCCCATCCTGTGTCTGGCAGCTGTAGTCTATTTGCCTGCGGAATCTCAATCAAATCTCATTAGTAATTTGACCAGTATTTATCTCCAGAGTGCATCAATCTGAGATGCTGGCACTCAAAGACCTCACACATCGATCCTCTCTGAAGTTGAGAGAGCAGGTATTGGAGTCCAGGCACATTGAATAATAGTCCGTCATCAGGGTGACAGCATAAAGCTCCCCCTCTGTAGTCTTATGGGCTCCCCTCTGCCCATTCCCTgaagagtgagtgtgtttgaaacCTGGAACAACAACTTAACATGCTGAGTGTGTGATTTCTAAGAGAGACGGAAATGTGCCGTGTCCGCTATTGTTaattacctgctgctgacccTCAGAAGATGGGAGCATATTGTGGCAGCCTTTGACCTGGCTATGACCTATGTTGTGGTGCTGCTTTAACATGTAGAAGGAAAGGACCTCATGAATGTTTGTGACATCTAACAATTAAAGGACACGCAAATACAAATAATCAGCTCGCATAAAATGTGTCAGGAAAATAATGATTGTTTATTGTAGTGATCAATAATGTTTCTGAACAATGAGGGGGAAAAAGATGCACAtaacttcaacatttttttttattatctaatTATCTGGCAATTTTTCACTTGGTTCATCCAACCAAGTGGAGCCTTCACTGGTCTGACAAAAAGACTCCAGGAAGTCAATGCGCGCAATTCACATATAATCTGCTGTGTTTTGGATAAACACAACAGTTGAATAAAGCATAAATATACAGGCAAAAAAGGTAGACAATAATCTGCCATATTTAGAAATGTTGTTGCATTTGGATAGCGCTATCTGTTTCAAGTGCTACATTTAACTAATCTAAGATAATGTCTGGCTAGCTGTATCTTCATACTGTACTTTTACCTCACATTATTTATTGGATATAAGCATATTACCCACATTGTTAAACTACTTCTTTACATAACCGCAGACACGCAAAAAAGTAATTCCAGGGAAACACTGTAGCTAAATTGCATATTCTGCTTTGATTTATGAGGCTAATTGAGTCCaagtcagagacacacacacacaggcacacacacatgtcttaATGAGTGTCAGAGAGGCTGATAATTGAGTTTCATAGAGGCTGCAGGTAATCccgcaacaaaaacaaacaccatgCTTCAGCTGTTACCCTAAAACATGACTCACCACACAGAGAGGGCAGGCTGTATTCAAAGGCTCTGCAGAAAGAGGTGCACTTCAAGATAAGCCAAAATAAGCCCCACAACACAGCTATCATAAAGGAGAGCAAGGGGACAAAGGATAAGACAATCGCTGGGGGAAGTCGCATCAAAGACGTTGTTTTGTCTACAACAAAGTCAAAGCCTTTTGTCAGGATAcacaatcagtgtgtgtgtgtgtgtgtgtgtgtgtgtgtgtgtgtgtgtgtgtgtgtgtgtgtgtgtgtgtgtgtgtgtgtgtgtgtgtgtgtgtgtgtctgtcgaGGGAGATGATAACAGCACTTCTTACCAGGCGCTCAGCTCCTGCGGCTTCTTATCCAAGCCTTTAAAATATCATAATTTAGTccttttactttaaaatgttacagaaacgcttaaaataaataaagacaacagCTTCACCTGAGAGTCTGATTAGTCCtaaattttatttataaaatgtaatagCAGTACATTTTTAACAGACAGCTTCGACGGTCTCTGACAGGTACAGTAGACAGATGAGATGTGTCATGTGGTTGTTCAAAGGCTGGAATCTGTTCTGATTTTCTAAGCATGAAGGTTTAGTAGTCTGTTCTGGCAGACGGCCCAGACCACAGATCGTCGCCCGTGAGGTGGAAAACAGACGACGTCCACCTTCATCACATTCACACCAGATTACTGCTCTGGACTCTGGTTGCAGAAAAGTAGTCCCACAAATAATGCTGAAAacacaagttttaaaaatgCTTAATTGTTCCACTCCCCGCTCTTCCTCTTTGCTTACTTCCCtcctttatatatatttttatatatccctcgtttgtgtgtgtgtatctacaCAACAATCAACTGGAACCCCATGACAACCCAGAGGTCTTCCATTTAACGTATCATGTGACTTTTAAAATCAAAGGGCCGCATCAGAGATGATTTAGATGTTTCCTATTTTATGTCTTAAATTAATTCGGGTCATATtgggttgtttttctttcattaaatgACTTTTAATCAAATGCAAAATCATGCATTGGAATGTTACTGAGACCTTTGGTATTTGACCACAAAATTCTTACAGACATATTTTGAGACCACGTGGATAATAGTGATAAAAGTGAAGACATTTACTCAAGGCATTCTGAGAAATCATGTTAACAagaactgaacaaacaaacttaTCTgtcccatcatcatcatcatcatcatcatcatcatcatgggaaaaaaagaggacaagTCATCCATGAAATCACcactttttcaaacacacagtgtCCATTTTACAAaggaaaataattaataaaaaatgtttgtccaAGTtgccaaaaataataatatttcaaTTATTATGTTCTATTTTTTTGAATAGGAAACAAAGCACAGgactttgaaaataaagaaaaaggtcTGTGGTTTGGTTAGACaatgaaaataaactgaaagagCTCCTCATTTTGTCTATGTTTGTAAAAACGGTCCTGATAGTTTAAGGGAAGGCTAGAAGAGCCACGCCAAATTTCAGGTCAACCAGGACACTAGCTGTCAAGATATCTTATATATGAATGGTGAATCTGACATTGATTTCCTTTGCTCGGCCGCCTGTGGTGAATCACTGCGCACTTTTAAAATCTGGGAAAAAAGAATTAgatcaaagcagcagcagcgtctgACAGGAGGATCGCTAAGGTCAAAGATCAGCAGACAAAACCTGAGATGTCTCGGCCTTTCCGTCTAGTAGATGTGAGTTTGGACGAGCCCATGAGCAACAGGAtctggtacacacacatactcacactcaCAATGTTTGCATGCATGCGTGCAAACATCTCAAAGCATTACCTGACCACTGACCTGAACTTGAAGCTCTGGCACTAAACATATCATGACATGCTTTAAGAACAACTCATGACACACTTCCTTCTCTACTGTTTCATTCACTAGTTTGAGTTTCCTCCGCAAATGTCGGCTGTCTAACTTCAGCCCTGTGCTCTCTGTTAAAGATACCATGCAGAACAGTTTTGTTTGCATTACAGAGTCTTTATATAACCTATCCCTTCTCTCAAGAGGTTATATTCTGGTACTGAATTAATATTTACATACCGAGGATTCCCCCGCTTACCTCATGTTTAATTGATTTCTGGCATGTCTTCCTTTAGAAAGAACAAAGCTTTGATAAGCTCAAACATGAAAGAGTGTGAGTATCATATTAAAAGAGAGGACAGCTATCTAGACAGCGGTCTGTGTATGTGGTTGTGTTTGATCCTGAACACTTACACTAGCTTATTTGGTAAAGTGTCGTAACActagaattttaaact includes these proteins:
- the mcamb gene encoding melanoma cell adhesion molecule b isoform X4, producing MAVRTASFLLFGLFATFHTWGAWANMEMNMEDRVEVYKGDTAQITCMFTSSEGIGGTIIQWFYVTGTGEKQKIYYQDSMSQIVDRATQFTERISVNGTGAPGRVVLTIRDVQLADETEFICLIKGLTDGASEGRTKLKVFGTPDLPTIEGVQTGISVSEVSPSKIGTCEVKNGFPKPNITWYRNNTPLQSVPDEVEVVPSVTSESSGLFSVTSELNLKVVKEDKNDEFYCEVSYFVPGGTRMTETHRINITVFYPPTAVNVWVESPKGDIKEGDSIELHCKDNGNPPSSIISIKRLEENDIDGQSHESDVLVLNNVTSRDSGVYQCTSIDSDTFEPMYGNISVFVHFLHAAVVTPQDTIVVAHGEEFTATCNALSSLKTQAVWLKDGEVVFKGHTLTVKDATFDKAGMYVCVVTVPEIEEMETRGSILVNVKGPPEILKPDNTEIESYDTTVDLSCRVRGFPAPKIIWSTSDGQDLEMASEMMTEDGLQSRVSIQVTSDITASCNASNDHGTDALTFNIKTLKAETAIPPKKIRKEGSGVIIAVIIICILLLAILGSVLYFLYKKGKICGRSGKQDLTKDKSNKDNIVVEMKSDNTEEAVLLGVNGEKQSPNEQGGAYLDVQK
- the mcamb gene encoding melanoma cell adhesion molecule b isoform X1 — encoded protein: MAVRTASFLLFGLFATFHTWGAWANMEMNMEDRVEVYKGDTAQITCMFTSSEGIGGTIIQWFYVTGTGEKQKIYYQDSMSQIVDRATQFTERISVNGTGAPGRVVLTIRDVQLADETEFICLIKGLTDGASEGRTKLKVFGTPDLPTIEGVQTGISVSEVSPSKIGTCEVKNGFPKPNITWYRNNTPLQSVPDEVEVVPSVTSESSGLFSVTSELNLKVVKEDKNDEFYCEVSYFVPGGTRMTETHRINITVFYPPTAVNVWVESPKGDIKEGDSIELHCKDNGNPPSSIISIKRLEENDIDGQSHESDVLVLNNVTSRDSGVYQCTSIDSDTFEPMYGNISVFVHFLHAAVVTPQDTIVVAHGEEFTATCNALSSLKTQAVWLKDGEVVFKGHTLTVKDATFDKAGMYVCVVTVPEIEEMETRGSILVNVKGPPEILKPDNTEIESYDTTVDLSCRVRGFPAPKIIWSTSDGQDLEMASEMMTEDGLQSRVSIQVTSDITASCNASNDHGTDALTFNIKTPVNTTPPPVTTTTTITTTTTTTTTTATATTTATTISSATVKAETAIPPKKIRKEGSGVIIAVIIICILLLAILGSVLYFLYKKGKICGRSGKQDLTKDKSNKDNIVVEMKSDNTEEAVLLGVNGEKQSPNEQGGAYLDVQK
- the mcamb gene encoding melanoma cell adhesion molecule b isoform X2, with protein sequence MAVRTASFLLFGLFATFHTWGAWANMEMNMEDRVEVYKGDTAQITCMFTSSEGIGGTIIQWFYVTGTGEKQKIYYQDSMSQIVDRATQFTERISVNGTGAPGRVVLTIRDVQLADETEFICLIKGLTDGASEGRTKLKVFGTPDLPTIEGVQTGISVSEVSPSKIGTCEVKNGFPKPNITWYRNNTPLQSVPDEVEVVPSVTSESSGLFSVTSELNLKVVKEDKNDEFYCEVSYFVPGGTRMTETHRINITVFYPPTAVNVWVESPKGDIKEGDSIELHCKDNGNPPSSIISIKRLEENDIDGQSHESDVLVLNNVTSRDSGVYQCTSIDSDTFEPMYGNISVFVHFLHAAVVTPQDTIVVAHGEEFTATCNALSSLKTQAVWLKDGEVVFKGHTLTVKDATFDKAGMYVCVVTVPEIEEMETRGSILVNVKGPPEILKPDNTEIESYDTTVDLSCRVRGFPAPKIIWSTSDGQDLEMASEMMTEDGLQSRVSIQVTSDITASCNASNDHGTDALTFNIKTPVNTTPPPVTTTTTITTTTTTTTTTATATTTATTISSATVKAETAIPPKKIRKEGSGVIIAVIIICILLLAILGSVLYFLYKKGKICGRSGKQDLTKDKSNKDNIVVEMKSDNTEEAVLLGVNGEKQSPNEQ